The nucleotide sequence CCCTGCTCACCCTCGGCGGGGACGCGGTGTCCCTGGCGGCCGCGGCCGCCCTCTTCGCCGCACTCGCCGTCACCACGATCCGCCTCAAGTGACACCACCCACCCAGCCGGCACCGAAGCCGCACACGTACCCAGCACTCACTCGGGAGTCGACTCTCATGAACGCACGCTTCACCGACCGCGTCGTCCTCGTCACCGGCGCCGGTTCCGGTCTCGGCCGGGCCATCGCGCTCGCCTTCGCCGCCGAGGGCGCGAAGGTCGTCGTGGCCGGCCGGACCGCCGGCCCCCTCGCGGACACCGTGGACCTGATCGACGCCGCCGGGGGCACCGCCGCGGCCGTCACCGCCGACGTCGCCGACGCCGCGTCCGTACGGGAACTGGTCCGGCGCACGGTCGAGGTCTTCGGCGGGCTCGACGTGGCCGTGAACAACGCGGGCGTCTTCCGCGGCGGCCACAGCGCCGCCGACTTCCCGCTCGACGACTGGCGGACGCTGCTCGACATCAACGTCACGGGCGTGCTCCACGCCCTACAGGCCGAGGTGGCCCACATGCGGGCGCACGGCGGCGGCGCGATCGTGAACATCGCGTCGAACCTGGGCCCGCACGTCCGCTTCCCCGGGCTCTTCGGCTACCAGGTGTCGAAGGCCGCCGTCTCCGCCCTGACCAGGGCCGCCGCCCTGGACCACATCGGTGACGGGGTCCGGATCAACGCCGTGAGCCCCGGCGCGTCGGAGTCCGCGATGTCGCTGCGGCCCGGCGAGACGGAGGCCGAGCGGGAGGTCCGGATGAAGGGGGAGTCGCCGCTGGGCCGCATCTCCTCCGCCGCGGAGGTGGCGGCGGCCGTGCTGTACCTCGCGTCGGACGCGGCGGGCTCCGCCGTCGGGACGGACCTGGTGATCGACGGCGGCGTCTCCGCCTGACGCGGGCGGGGCTCAGCCGTGGACGGCCGCCGGGTTCATCCAGAAGGCCTCCCAGTGGTGGCCGTCCAGGTCGGTGAACGACCGGCCGTACATGAAGCTCCTCACCATCGGGTCCTTCGGCTGCGTGCCTCCGGCGGCGAGGGCGGCGAGGGCCAGCCGGTCGACCTCGTCGATGCTCTCGGCGCTCAGCGTGAGCATGACCTCGGTGACCTTGGTCGCGTCGGAGATCTCCTTGCCGGGGGCCATGAAGGACTTGAACTTGTCCTCTTCGAGCAGCATCACGAAGATCGTGTCGCTGAGGACCACACAGGTGGTGGTCTCGTCGCTGAACTGCGGGTTGTGCGTGAAGCCGAGCTTCCCGTAGAAGGCCTTGCTGGCGTCGACGTCCTTGACGGGCAGGTTCACGAAGATCATCTGGGGGGCCATGACGCGCTCTCTTCCCTTGCTGTCCGGTCGTTCCGGCGCTCTCAAGAGGGAGGACGGGCGGGCCGCCCGTAACTCATCGCTCTCCCGAAGAGATCTTTCGCGCTCAGGCCGCCGAGCGCAGCCGGAGGGCCGCCAGGGGGACGAAACCGCCGCCGGTGCCCGCCGTGTCCGCGCCGGGCCCGGCGAGCCGCCGCAGCATGGCGAGGGCGATCCGCTCGCCCTGCGCCTTGGCCCGCTCGGCCCGGGGTCCCGTGTGCAGCCCGTCGACGGTGGCCCGCCAGAGCTGTGTCCAGCGGCCGAAGTGGGCGGCGGTGAGGGGCCGGGCGGTGTGCAGGGCGGCGTGCGGGGCGAAGGCGTCGCGCCCGTAGCCGGCGGTACGGAAGAGGGCCCGCTCCCAGAAGTCGGTGATGCGCGGCAGGTGGACCTCCAGGTCGGTGCCGGCGATCTCGGTGAAGAACGGCCCGATGAGCGGATCGGCGAAGGCGGCCCCGTAGAACCGCCGCAGCAGCACGTCGAGGTCGTCTCGGTCACGGATGTCCCGGGTGGCGCTCATGCCCCCAGTGTGCCCGCCGGGCCGACCGGAACCGTAGTGCCGAAGGTCCCCGCCCGGCGATCAGCCCGTGGGCCCGCTCACGGGCCCGCCGGTGGACCCCCGGCCGTGGACCCGGCCGTGGATCGGCCCGTGGACCCGCTCGTGGGCCCCCGGCCGTGGAGCCGGCCATGGATCAGCCCGTGGACCCGCTCGTGGACCCGCTCACGGACCCGCGCTCCGTCCGAACGACAGTGCCCCGCCGCTTCCCCTTCACCGCTTGTTGATGCACAGTCAATTCCGTACTCCTAGTTTCCGGAAGCGCGCGACCCCGTCGCCGACCGGTCTGACGGGGCGGTTCACCACCCTTCTCAGGAGTGAGACGTGGAGCGACGCAGTTTCCTGCGTGGAGCGGTCATCGGCACCTCGGCGGCCGCCTTCGGCGGCACCCTGATGCACGGCGCCGCGTACGCGGCCCCGGCTCAGCCGGGCGCCGGCCCCTACGGCGCCCTCGGCCCGGCGGACGCCAACGGCATCCTGCTGCCCGCCGGGTTCACCAGCCGGGTCGTCGCCCGCTCGGGCCAGACCGTGCCCGGCACCTCGTACACCTGGCACAGCGCCCCCGACGGCGGCGCCTGTTTCGCCGACGGGACCGGCTGGATCTACGTGTCCAACTCGGAGATCAACCCGAGCGGCGGCGCGAGCGCGGTGCGGTTCGGATCGACGGGCGCGGTCACCGGCGCGTACCGCATCCTGTCCGGCACCCGGCAGAACTGCGCGGGCGGCAAGACCCCGTGGAACACCTGGCTCTCCTGCGAGGAGGTCAGCCTCGGATACGTCTACGAGACCGACCCGTACGGCGTGAACGCGGCCGTCCGCCGGGCCGCCATGGGCCGGTTCAAGCACGAGGCCGCCGCCGCCGACCCGGTCCGCAAGGTCGTCTACCTGACCGAGGACGAGACCAGCGGCTGCTTCTACCGCTTCATCCCCACCACCTGGGGCGACCTCTCCTCCGGCACCCTCCAGGTGATGGTCGCGGGCACCGCCTCCTCCGGCTCCTTCAGCTGGCAGAACGTGCCGGACCCGGACGGCTCGCCGACCGTGACCCGCAGCCAGGTCTCCGGTGCGAAGAAGTTCAACGGCGGCGAGGGCTGCCACTACGCCAACGACACCGTCTGGTTCACCACCAAGGGCGACAACCGCCTCTGGCAGCTCAACCTCACCACCAACACCTACGAGCTGGCATACGACGACTCGCTCGTCCCCAGCGGCGCCGCCCCGCTCACCGGTGTCGACAACGTGACGGGCTCCTCCTCCGGCGACCTGTTCATCGCCGAGGACGGCGGCAACATGGAGATCTGCGTGATCACCCCGGACGACGTCGTCGCCCCGTTCCTGCGGA is from Streptomyces venezuelae ATCC 10712 and encodes:
- a CDS encoding SDR family NAD(P)-dependent oxidoreductase, whose amino-acid sequence is MNARFTDRVVLVTGAGSGLGRAIALAFAAEGAKVVVAGRTAGPLADTVDLIDAAGGTAAAVTADVADAASVRELVRRTVEVFGGLDVAVNNAGVFRGGHSAADFPLDDWRTLLDINVTGVLHALQAEVAHMRAHGGGAIVNIASNLGPHVRFPGLFGYQVSKAAVSALTRAAALDHIGDGVRINAVSPGASESAMSLRPGETEAEREVRMKGESPLGRISSAAEVAAAVLYLASDAAGSAVGTDLVIDGGVSA
- a CDS encoding VOC family protein, translated to MAPQMIFVNLPVKDVDASKAFYGKLGFTHNPQFSDETTTCVVLSDTIFVMLLEEDKFKSFMAPGKEISDATKVTEVMLTLSAESIDEVDRLALAALAAGGTQPKDPMVRSFMYGRSFTDLDGHHWEAFWMNPAAVHG
- a CDS encoding PhoX family protein; this translates as MERRSFLRGAVIGTSAAAFGGTLMHGAAYAAPAQPGAGPYGALGPADANGILLPAGFTSRVVARSGQTVPGTSYTWHSAPDGGACFADGTGWIYVSNSEINPSGGASAVRFGSTGAVTGAYRILSGTRQNCAGGKTPWNTWLSCEEVSLGYVYETDPYGVNAAVRRAAMGRFKHEAAAADPVRKVVYLTEDETSGCFYRFIPTTWGDLSSGTLQVMVAGTASSGSFSWQNVPDPDGSPTVTRSQVSGAKKFNGGEGCHYANDTVWFTTKGDNRLWQLNLTTNTYELAYDDSLVPSGAAPLTGVDNVTGSSSGDLFIAEDGGNMEICVITPDDVVAPFLRITGQSSSEITGPAFSPDGRRLYFSSQRGTSGSSSGGITYEVTGPFRA
- a CDS encoding group III truncated hemoglobin encodes the protein MSATRDIRDRDDLDVLLRRFYGAAFADPLIGPFFTEIAGTDLEVHLPRITDFWERALFRTAGYGRDAFAPHAALHTARPLTAAHFGRWTQLWRATVDGLHTGPRAERAKAQGERIALAMLRRLAGPGADTAGTGGGFVPLAALRLRSAA